The Sandaracinobacteroides saxicola nucleotide sequence GGGAGACGAGAGATGACCAGCTTCAAGATGATGATCGCCGCCGTTGCCGCTTTCGGTGCCTTTGCCGCGGTGCAGGCCGAAGGGGTGAGGTCGGTGAATGTCGAAACCGCCGACCTGAACCTGGCGTCGGCGCGGGGTGTGGCCGAGCTGCACGGCCGGATCGGCGTGGCGGTGAAGGCGGTGTGCGGCAAGGCCGATGGCCGCGATCTGAACGCAACGGCCGATGTCGCCCGGTGCCGCGCCGAAAGCCTGCGGGCGGCGATGCAATGGGCGGATGCGGTGGTGGCGCGCCAGGGCGCGACGGTGATCGCCAGCCGCTGAGCGCGTGACGGTTGGCGAAGCCCCCGGAGCCACCGGCTCCGGGGGTTTTTGCCGTCAGGGTTTGGTTCGGATGGGGACGGGGATGTTGCAGATGTCGGCGCCGCCGGCGGGGTGGATGAAGAAGCGGTCGCGGCGGTTGGCGCGGGCGGCGGCGTAAGCGTCGAAGCTGGCGCTTTCGGTGGAGAGATATTGCAGGCGGGGTTGTTCGGTGGCGGGCAGGTCGCTGGCGAGGCGGATGCGGGTGATGGGCGTGCGTTCGGCCGGCGTTTCGTAGAAGCCGAGCGGGCCGGTGCCGCGGGGCAGGCTGCTGAGATGTTCGATGCCTTGCACGACCCGGCCGACGAGGGCGATGTTGCGGTCGAGATGGCGCGGGGCGTGGCCGATGACGGTGTAGAGTTCGGCGCCGCTGCCGGCATCGGGCGGCATGCCGCGGCCGACGCCGACCATGCCGTAGCAGTGGACGGGCCAGATGCGCTTGCCGTCTGAGGCGAGGGGCCAGCCGATTACGTTATGCGCGGAGGGGGCATAAGGGTCTTTCGTGGGCTTGGCGCTCTTCAAAAGCCCTTTCAGCCGAGTTGCGTAAAAAACCTGCAATCCAATGTCGCGGAACTCTTGACCGTCCGTAGGATCGAATGATGTCGTGAAAATCATGCCGATTTTTGGCGATGCGGTGTATCGGGCATTGGACGTCGACAGGAGGGGCGGCAGTCGTTTTGCTTTTATGGGGTCTTCACCATCAGGGTCGCCCCATTGCGTAACATAATTGTCCTGGACCCGGACAATGGCGGTGCCGTCGTACCACGCTGCCCTTGCTAGTCTGCGGACATTGGCGACCCATGGCATGCTGAACGGCAGCGGGATGAGCTGGATGACGACGCGGCGCGGTTTGTTGGCGAGGGGCGGGAGGTCCATGACGAGGAGGTCGGTGGCGGGGATGGTGATCCAGTCGGCGGCCGGTGCTTGGGCGACGACCTCATTGGGAGACGGCGCGGGCGGCGCGGCCGCGAGGAGGAGGGGGGCGAGGAGGAGAGCGCCGACGGCCGGGAAGCATGTTTTCATGTTGGTTCTGCGACCGCGCCGACCCTCACCCCGCACGCGCTGTCGCGCGAGTCGCCCTCTCCCGCAAGGCGGGACAGGGGAGTCCAGCGCATGGCGACGTCGCAGCGGGCGTATCGTGTGCCGTAGCGGGCCATGATGTCGGCGTCGTGGGTGAAGCCCAGTTTTTCGTAGAGGTGGATGGCCGGCGCGCAGATCCTGTTGGTGAGCAGGTAAAGGGTGGTGATGCCCATGGTTCGCGCGCGGTCCAGCGCGGCGGCGAGGAGGGCTTCGCCGGCCTTCATGCCCTGGGCGCGGGCGAGCACGCCCATCTTGGTGAGTTCATAGACGCCGTCGCCGGCCTTCATCAGCGCGACGGTGCCGATGATGCCCAGGTCGGGGTCTTCGGCGAACAGGATGACGCCGCCGCGGTCGATGATGAGCGTGCGGGGGTTTTCGAGAAGGAGGCGGTCGTTTTCCTCCAGCGTGAACATGCCCTCGATCCATTCGGCGTTGATGGCGTGGAATGCGGGGGCGAGGTCGTCGGTGAAATCGCGGATCGTCAGCGTCATGGCGTCATGTCTGGCCGAAAGGGCTGGCTGCCGTAAAGGCGCTTGTGTTCATTCAGCGCGAAACGGTCGGTCATGCCGGCGATATAATCCGCGATGTGGCGGGCGCGGGCGGGGTCGCCCTCGGGCAGCGTC carries:
- a CDS encoding UrcA family protein gives rise to the protein MTSFKMMIAAVAAFGAFAAVQAEGVRSVNVETADLNLASARGVAELHGRIGVAVKAVCGKADGRDLNATADVARCRAESLRAAMQWADAVVARQGATVIASR
- a CDS encoding peptidylprolyl isomerase, whose translation is MKTCFPAVGALLLAPLLLAAAPPAPSPNEVVAQAPAADWITIPATDLLVMDLPPLANKPRRVVIQLIPLPFSMPWVANVRRLARAAWYDGTAIVRVQDNYVTQWGDPDGEDPIKAKRLPPLLSTSNARYTASPKIGMIFTTSFDPTDGQEFRDIGLQVFYATRLKGLLKSAKPTKDPYAPSAHNVIGWPLASDGKRIWPVHCYGMVGVGRGMPPDAGSGAELYTVIGHAPRHLDRNIALVGRVVQGIEHLSSLPRGTGPLGFYETPAERTPITRIRLASDLPATEQPRLQYLSTESASFDAYAAARANRRDRFFIHPAGGADICNIPVPIRTKP
- a CDS encoding GNAT family N-acetyltransferase, which gives rise to MTLTIRDFTDDLAPAFHAINAEWIEGMFTLEENDRLLLENPRTLIIDRGGVILFAEDPDLGIIGTVALMKAGDGVYELTKMGVLARAQGMKAGEALLAAALDRARTMGITTLYLLTNRICAPAIHLYEKLGFTHDADIMARYGTRYARCDVAMRWTPLSRLAGEGDSRDSACGVRVGAVAEPT